In the genome of Candidatus Eisenbacteria bacterium, the window GGCCCTCGGCGCGCCCGGCTGGCAGATCACCCTCTTCGCGACCCTCGGACCGGCGGCGAATCTGTTCTCGTTCTACTGGGCCGGGGCGGTGCAGGGGCGCAGGAAGGCCGGCGCGTTTCTCCTCGCCGCCCTCATGGGGAGACTCCCGCTCGCCGCCCTCGTTCTCTGGACCGCCTCCCCCGCTCTCATCCTGTTGAGCTTCCTCCACAGCGTCGCGACCGCGCTTCTCATCACGGCCGCCAACGCCCTCTACCAGACACGCTACCCGGAGGAGAGCCGCCCCCTCTGCTTCGGCATCGCCACCTCCGTCGGCACCGCGGCGGCGATCGCGACCACCCTGGGAAGCGGACTCATACTGCAGACGAGGGAGCAGAGCTATCCCTGGCTCTTCGCGCTCGCGGGACTGGCCGGGTTCGTGTCCGCCTACCACCTCTACAGAATGGAGGCTGACCGGAACGAGAGGCGGGACATGCTCGGCTGGCTCAGGATCGGCTGGGCGGCCCTGCGACGGACGCTTTCTCCCGAGTCGCCGGCCCGAGAGTCCCGGCCGACGCTGATGGAGAGCCTGAGGCTCGCCTCGCGGACATTCCGGGAGAATCCGGAGTTCGTCCGCTTCGAGCGCAACTTCATGCTCTACGGATTCGCGTTTCTGAGCCTGATCCCCGTCCTGCCGATCTACATCGTCCGCGAGCTCTCGATGGACTACAACCAGCTCTCGGCGTCGAAAGGCCTCTGGTCTCAGATCGGCCTCGTGGCCCTGAGCCCCATCCTCGGGATCTGGCTCGGCAAGCTGCGACCGATCCGCTTCACCGGGCGCATCTTCCTGCTGCTCGCTCTCTATCCGCTCTGCCTCTGGATCTCCACGATTCCTCTGATCCACGGGCGCGTCGACTGGGTCTACGCCGGCCTCCTCTTCTATAGCGTGGCGATGGCGGGCGTGAATCTCTCGTGGACCCTCGGCTCGATGCACTTCGCGGGGGAGGAGGAGGCGAGCATGTTCCAGGGGATGCATGTCGCCCTCACGGGCGTGCGCGGCCTGCTCGCCCCCACGCTTGGATATGGAATCCAGCGAGTCTTCGGTTCAGCGGCCGCATTCCTCTTCTCGACGGCGCTCTTCGCTCTGGCCGGCCTCTTGATGCTCAAGCAGGACAGGGATCTCAGGAACGGCCGAGCGTCGGGAACCTGAGCCCGGCACTTCGAAGATGAGACGGCTCTAGCCCCCCATCAGCCGGAGGAGCAAGTCCTCCGTCTCTTGCAGCATCCTCTCGAGGCGGAACTGCTCCTGGATGAGGCGCTGCGACTCGCGGCCGTAGACGAGGCGCCGGGCCGGATCGCCCAGGATCCGGCCGATCGCGCGCGCGAGCCCCTCCTCGTCCCCCGCCGGAACGAGCTCGCCGTTCTTGCCGCTCTCGAC includes:
- a CDS encoding MFS transporter, whose protein sequence is MRRAMRAPRRSMMRKETGDTKRMNKIAPPPLFRRLLSPCAPRLADPRQREAFREHLLSSAWGGVSNGVIILTDVILAKALGAPGWQITLFATLGPAANLFSFYWAGAVQGRRKAGAFLLAALMGRLPLAALVLWTASPALILLSFLHSVATALLITAANALYQTRYPEESRPLCFGIATSVGTAAAIATTLGSGLILQTREQSYPWLFALAGLAGFVSAYHLYRMEADRNERRDMLGWLRIGWAALRRTLSPESPARESRPTLMESLRLASRTFRENPEFVRFERNFMLYGFAFLSLIPVLPIYIVRELSMDYNQLSASKGLWSQIGLVALSPILGIWLGKLRPIRFTGRIFLLLALYPLCLWISTIPLIHGRVDWVYAGLLFYSVAMAGVNLSWTLGSMHFAGEEEASMFQGMHVALTGVRGLLAPTLGYGIQRVFGSAAAFLFSTALFALAGLLMLKQDRDLRNGRASGT